From one Lotus japonicus ecotype B-129 chromosome 3, LjGifu_v1.2 genomic stretch:
- the LOC130749287 gene encoding uncharacterized protein LOC130749287: MFDLMKEMILDLQGFWGEFRDQQGDGLMIDSIVRLVTLLCQFVGRKFPSVDLASRSNPRLLGKRTFETPSMCVISRDTTLYLLDVDDGKVRDIDCATDGSAMGLARAEDARRYDSSAGGGLGGHATKWLKGRQPTSRLEEALEGTRPMSRVLSVIIESVLGGELSLFIGFEPNLETFLLCWLGGGRTLV; encoded by the exons ggaatttcgtgatcaacaaggggatgggcttatgatcgattcgattgtccgattagtaacgttactctgtcagttcgttggtaggaaatttccaagtgtagacctagcttcaaggagcaacccgagacttctaggaaagcgtacctttgag acaccAAGCATGtgtgtgatcagtcgagatacgaccctatatctgcttgatgtggacgacgGCAAGGTTCGAGACATCGACTGCGCgactgatggttcagctatgggattggcAAGAGCAGAGGATGCGAGGCGATATGATTCGAGCgctggaggaggccttggagggcacGCAACCAAGTGGCTCAAGGGAAGGCAACCGACTTCAAGgctggaggaggccttggagggTACGCgacctatgagtcgggtattgagtgtgataattgagtctgtacttgggggtgagctgagtttgtttatagggttcgaacctaacctagagaccttcttgttgtgttggctcgggggcggtcggacactagtttaa